The following proteins come from a genomic window of Streptomyces sp. GS7:
- a CDS encoding MFS transporter has protein sequence MDEPGGIRLASPQGRWVLATAVLGSGMAMLDTTVVNVALPKIGADLNADLAVLQWTVTAYMLTLSSLILLGGALGDRLGRRKVFVIGVVWFAVASLVCGLAPNAGVLVAARALQGVGGALLTPGSLALIQAVFHPDDRARAVGAWSGLGGVAAAVGPFIGGWLVDGAGWRWVFFLNVPLAAVCVPVALRHVPETRERGARGVRGFDVPGAVLGALALAGVTYALIAAPGRGVAPGVIGPAVAGVLLGVAFVRVERRRADPMLPPEIFAGRQFTAVNAVTVCVYAAFGGFFFLTVLQLQVVAGYSALQAGTALLPTTVLMLLLSARSGELGQRIGPRIPLTAGPVLCAAGMLLMTRVGPGASYVADVLPALVVLGAGMVTLVAPLTSTVLASVDVDRAGLASGINNAAARAASLMAVAALPLLAGMGPEAYRSSTEFSAAFRRAMLLCALVLLLGALTAWLTVRNDALQAPEPCHAECTYHCGVTSPPLDPGEANPGQEQPPGVPDP, from the coding sequence ATGGATGAGCCCGGCGGGATCCGGCTGGCCTCGCCGCAGGGCCGCTGGGTGCTGGCGACGGCCGTACTGGGGTCGGGCATGGCGATGCTCGACACCACGGTCGTCAATGTCGCGCTGCCGAAGATCGGCGCGGACCTCAACGCGGATCTCGCGGTCCTCCAGTGGACCGTCACCGCCTACATGCTGACGCTCTCCTCGCTGATCCTGCTGGGCGGGGCGCTGGGCGACCGGCTCGGGCGGCGCAAGGTCTTCGTCATCGGAGTCGTGTGGTTCGCGGTGGCCTCGCTGGTGTGCGGGCTGGCGCCGAACGCCGGGGTGCTGGTCGCGGCACGGGCGCTCCAGGGCGTCGGCGGGGCGCTGCTCACCCCCGGCTCGCTCGCGCTGATCCAGGCCGTCTTCCATCCGGACGACCGGGCGCGGGCGGTCGGCGCCTGGTCGGGGCTGGGCGGGGTGGCCGCGGCGGTCGGTCCGTTCATCGGCGGCTGGCTGGTGGACGGGGCCGGCTGGCGCTGGGTGTTCTTCCTGAACGTGCCGCTGGCGGCGGTCTGCGTGCCGGTGGCGCTGCGGCACGTACCCGAGACCCGGGAGCGGGGCGCCCGCGGGGTGCGCGGCTTCGACGTACCGGGCGCGGTGCTCGGCGCGCTGGCGCTGGCCGGGGTGACGTACGCGCTGATCGCGGCGCCGGGACGGGGCGTCGCGCCGGGGGTGATCGGGCCCGCGGTGGCCGGGGTGCTGCTCGGGGTGGCGTTCGTCCGGGTGGAGCGCCGGCGGGCCGATCCGATGCTGCCGCCGGAGATCTTCGCCGGCCGGCAGTTCACCGCGGTCAACGCGGTGACGGTGTGCGTCTATGCCGCGTTCGGCGGGTTCTTCTTCCTGACCGTGCTCCAGCTGCAGGTCGTCGCGGGCTACTCCGCGCTCCAGGCCGGTACGGCGCTGCTGCCCACGACCGTGCTGATGCTCCTGCTGTCCGCCCGCTCGGGCGAGCTGGGCCAGCGCATCGGCCCGCGGATCCCGCTCACCGCCGGCCCGGTGCTCTGCGCGGCCGGGATGCTGCTGATGACCAGGGTGGGCCCGGGCGCGTCCTACGTCGCCGATGTGCTGCCCGCGCTGGTGGTGCTGGGCGCCGGCATGGTGACCCTGGTCGCCCCGCTCACGTCCACCGTGCTGGCTTCGGTGGATGTGGACCGGGCGGGCCTGGCCAGCGGGATCAACAACGCGGCGGCCCGGGCCGCGAGCCTGATGGCGGTGGCCGCGCTGCCGCTGCTGGCCGGGATGGGCCCGGAGGCGTACCGCTCGTCGACCGAGTTCTCGGCGGCCTTCCGGCGGGCCATGCTGCTGTGCGCGCTCGTGCTGCTGCTGGGCGCGCTGACCGCCTGGCTGACCGTCCGCAACGACGCCCTGCAGGCCCCGGAACCGTGCCACGCCGAGTGCACGTACCACTGCGGCGTGACCTCCCCGCCCCTGGACCCGGGCGAAGCCAACCCCGGACAGGAGCAACCCCCCGGTGTCCCCGACCCGTAG
- a CDS encoding DUF3151 domain-containing protein: protein MPIHENLLGGPPPTHLPDDPEPRELLASGTAPSDVAAKYPTSSLAWAQLADDAFQAGRTVESYAYARTGYHRGLDALRRAGWKGHGPVPFEHEPNRGFLRALHALARAAQAIGEQDEYERCSAFLRDSSPTAADTLS from the coding sequence ATGCCCATTCACGAGAACCTGCTCGGGGGACCGCCCCCGACCCATCTGCCCGACGACCCCGAGCCCCGCGAGCTGCTCGCGTCGGGCACGGCCCCGTCCGATGTCGCCGCGAAGTACCCGACCTCCTCGCTGGCCTGGGCCCAGCTCGCGGACGATGCCTTCCAGGCCGGCCGGACCGTCGAGTCGTACGCCTACGCCCGTACCGGCTACCACCGCGGGCTGGACGCGCTGCGCCGGGCCGGTTGGAAGGGCCACGGCCCGGTGCCCTTCGAGCACGAGCCCAACCGCGGCTTCCTGCGGGCGCTGCACGCCCTTGCCCGCGCCGCTCAGGCGATCGGTGAGCAGGACGAGTACGAGCGTTGCTCGGCCTTCCTGCGGGACTCCTCGCCGACCGCGGCCGACACGCTGTCCTGA
- a CDS encoding tryptophan 2,3-dioxygenase family protein: MSHPSPTDPAHRPPAPATEVPEAAEAPEADPPFGPDLSIGSSTTTPYEDYVQARVLTHLQQPHSDDPGEMVFLVTTQVMELWFTVIVHEWQTAADALRRDDLTVAMDALRRSTYELEALNAAWKPLARLTPAQFNSYRAALGEGSGFQSAMYRRLEFLLGEKSASMLVPHRGAAQEHAELEKALQEPSLYDETLRLLARRGHAVPAAVLRRDPALRYEPDPAVEAVWAEIFAGPQESELVRLGELLTDVAELVWRWRNDHLVATRRAMGAKMGTGGSAGVAWLEKRARKNVFPELWTARSHV, encoded by the coding sequence ATGTCGCATCCGTCTCCCACCGATCCCGCGCACCGCCCGCCGGCGCCGGCCACCGAGGTCCCTGAGGCCGCCGAGGCCCCCGAGGCGGACCCGCCGTTCGGCCCCGATCTGAGCATCGGCAGCAGCACCACCACCCCGTACGAGGACTACGTCCAGGCGCGTGTCCTCACGCATCTCCAGCAGCCGCACTCCGACGACCCCGGCGAGATGGTCTTCCTGGTCACCACCCAGGTCATGGAGCTGTGGTTCACCGTCATCGTCCATGAGTGGCAGACCGCCGCCGACGCGCTGCGCCGCGACGATCTGACGGTGGCGATGGACGCGCTGCGCCGTTCCACGTACGAGCTGGAGGCGCTGAACGCCGCCTGGAAGCCGCTCGCCCGGCTGACCCCGGCGCAGTTCAACTCCTACCGCGCCGCGCTCGGCGAGGGCAGCGGGTTCCAGTCAGCGATGTACCGGCGGCTGGAGTTCCTGCTCGGCGAGAAGTCCGCGTCGATGCTGGTGCCGCACCGCGGCGCCGCCCAGGAGCACGCCGAACTGGAGAAGGCGCTCCAGGAACCGAGCCTGTACGACGAGACGCTGCGGCTGCTGGCGCGCCGCGGCCACGCCGTCCCGGCGGCCGTGCTCCGGCGGGACCCGGCGCTGCGCTACGAGCCGGACCCGGCCGTCGAGGCGGTGTGGGCCGAGATCTTCGCCGGGCCGCAGGAGTCCGAACTGGTCCGGCTCGGCGAGCTCTTGACCGATGTCGCCGAGCTGGTCTGGCGCTGGCGCAACGACCATCTGGTGGCGACCCGGAGGGCGATGGGAGCGAAAATGGGTACCGGTGGGTCCGCGGGAGTCGCCTGGCTGGAGAAGCGGGCCCGCAAGAACGTCTTCCCCGAGCTGTGGACGGCGCGAAGCCATGTCTGA
- the kynU gene encoding kynureninase, with product MTPRQSAGSSGGFGTRKEAARAAELDAAGPLTATRDRFVLDEDTVYLDGNSLGALPRSVPGRIADVITREWGELRIRSWTESGWWTAPERVGDRIAPLVGAAPGRVVVGDSTSVNIFKAVVGGIRMAGKGCTEILVDATTFPTDGYIARSAARMAGLAVRPVEPARIADEVTERTALALVNHVDYRTGELNDLPGITAALHSAGALAVWDLCHSAGALPVGLDAHGVDLAVGCTYKYLNGGPGSPAYLYIRESLQERFESPLPGWNSHTDPFGMEPGYTPADGIVRGRVGTPDILSLLALEAALEAWEGVSIEEVRTKSLALTDFFLECVNEYAPPGRVRSVTPYEHRRRGSQVSLEAVGAGEVMDELIRRGVVGDFRRPDVLRFGFTPLYTTFADAERAAWVLGEVLREQVDRETAEGPGAAGPAAGGDGG from the coding sequence GTGACGCCGCGGCAGTCCGCGGGCTCGTCCGGCGGTTTCGGCACGCGCAAGGAGGCGGCGCGCGCCGCGGAGCTGGACGCGGCCGGGCCGCTCACCGCCACCCGCGACCGCTTCGTCCTCGACGAGGACACCGTCTATCTGGACGGCAACTCGCTGGGCGCACTGCCCCGCTCGGTGCCCGGCCGGATCGCGGATGTCATCACCCGTGAGTGGGGTGAGCTGCGCATCCGGTCCTGGACCGAGTCGGGCTGGTGGACCGCGCCGGAGCGGGTCGGCGACCGGATCGCGCCGCTCGTCGGGGCGGCGCCGGGCCGGGTGGTGGTCGGCGACTCGACCAGCGTCAACATCTTCAAGGCGGTGGTCGGCGGCATCCGGATGGCCGGAAAGGGCTGTACGGAAATCCTGGTCGACGCCACGACCTTCCCGACCGACGGCTACATCGCGCGCTCGGCGGCCCGGATGGCCGGTCTCGCGGTGCGCCCGGTCGAGCCCGCGCGCATCGCCGACGAGGTCACCGAGCGGACCGCGCTCGCGCTGGTCAACCACGTCGACTACCGCACCGGGGAGCTCAACGACCTGCCCGGCATCACCGCCGCGCTGCACTCCGCGGGCGCGCTCGCCGTCTGGGACCTGTGCCACAGCGCCGGTGCGCTGCCGGTCGGGCTGGATGCCCACGGGGTGGATCTCGCCGTCGGCTGCACGTACAAGTACCTCAACGGCGGCCCGGGTTCGCCCGCGTACCTCTACATCCGGGAGAGCCTCCAGGAGCGGTTCGAGTCGCCGCTGCCCGGCTGGAACTCGCATACCGACCCGTTCGGGATGGAGCCCGGCTACACCCCGGCCGACGGCATCGTGCGCGGCAGGGTCGGCACCCCCGACATCCTGTCGCTGCTGGCGCTGGAGGCGGCGCTGGAGGCGTGGGAGGGCGTCTCCATCGAGGAGGTGCGCACCAAGAGCCTGGCGCTGACCGACTTCTTCCTGGAGTGCGTCAACGAGTACGCGCCGCCGGGCCGGGTCCGCTCGGTCACGCCGTACGAGCACCGGCGGCGCGGCAGCCAGGTGTCGCTGGAGGCGGTGGGCGCCGGTGAGGTGATGGACGAGCTCATCCGGCGCGGTGTGGTCGGCGACTTCCGCCGCCCGGACGTGCTGCGCTTCGGCTTCACCCCGCTCTATACGACCTTCGCGGACGCGGAGCGGGCGGCCTGGGTGCTCGGCGAGGTGCTACGGGAGCAGGTGGACCGCGAGACGGCCGAGGGGCCCGGGGCGGCGGGCCCGGCGGCCGGCGGCGACGGCGGGTGA
- a CDS encoding alpha/beta hydrolase family protein produces MSAAGEEAALLGLAPVAPVRTVAYGPHPDQVVDLYGRWPEPGSRSGAGAGPGGPLVVLLHGGFWRAAYDRRHLSPCADALARHGLSVALAEYRRVGAGGGAPRTFADVAAAIGTAVGAAVGAVPGPGAAAGAGGEPGGGSGGAAGAGPGRRGVVLVGHSAGGHLALLAAARPGPPVARVVAVAPVADLARAHELGLSDGAVAELLGPGPGFAERLAAADPMAHPPAGVPVTLLHGTADLDVPPDLSRRYAAAHPTATELRELPDVGHYAPVTPGTAAFRTLLALLADEGRQTG; encoded by the coding sequence GTGAGCGCGGCCGGCGAGGAGGCGGCGCTGCTGGGGCTCGCCCCGGTGGCGCCGGTCCGCACGGTGGCGTACGGGCCCCATCCGGACCAGGTGGTGGACCTGTACGGGCGGTGGCCGGAGCCGGGGTCCAGGTCCGGGGCCGGGGCCGGTCCCGGGGGCCCGTTGGTGGTGCTGCTGCACGGCGGGTTCTGGCGCGCGGCGTACGACCGGCGCCATCTGTCGCCGTGTGCCGACGCGTTGGCCCGCCACGGCCTGTCGGTCGCCTTGGCCGAATACCGCAGGGTGGGCGCGGGCGGCGGCGCGCCGCGGACGTTCGCGGACGTGGCGGCGGCCATCGGCACGGCGGTCGGCGCGGCGGTCGGTGCGGTGCCCGGCCCCGGGGCCGCGGCGGGGGCTGGTGGCGAGCCCGGTGGCGGGTCCGGTGGTGCGGCGGGGGCCGGGCCGGGCCGCCGTGGTGTCGTCCTCGTGGGGCACTCGGCGGGCGGGCACCTCGCGCTGCTCGCCGCCGCCCGCCCCGGCCCGCCGGTGGCCCGGGTCGTCGCGGTCGCGCCGGTCGCCGATCTGGCCCGCGCCCACGAGCTGGGCCTGAGCGACGGCGCGGTCGCCGAGCTGCTGGGCCCCGGGCCGGGGTTCGCGGAACGCCTGGCCGCCGCGGACCCGATGGCCCACCCGCCCGCCGGCGTCCCGGTCACGCTGCTGCACGGCACCGCCGACCTGGACGTCCCGCCGGACCTCTCGCGCCGCTACGCCGCCGCCCACCCCACCGCCACGGAGCTGCGCGAACTCCCGGACGTCGGCCACTACGCACCCGTCACGCCCGGTACCGCCGCCTTCCGCACCCTCCTCGCGCTGCTGGCCGACGAGGGCCGGCAGACGGGCTGA
- a CDS encoding sensor histidine kinase, with amino-acid sequence MNETTQTQSTLRSEARIAHGALHTLRQDLFVDAFALRPMPPLEDSRLPRWLPGRVRRWARWLPHSAVGFFSACVFLSTVATGYDPGPIRGVFAVGFALLLAAPPALTLFRPVGAFWLSLSAVVLGMILGRIFSPYGGGFSYGAAFAIHLVVMALVVLRTRPRLAVEMWLVTFGLGAVLSTLAGGSATDNAEVAFFCGVVLVSAAAIRAWREERRQVVETQSVTAEERSRRTLLEERALIARELHDVVAHHMSVIAIQAEAAPYRVADTPPELATSFATIRENAVAALTELRRILGVVRSEDPDAFVESDPEAPQPTLDSLDSLLGSVRSAGLTVEAVTTGAPRPLPQGVELSAYRIVQEALSNTLRHAPGAEARVEISYVLGGLGLRIVNGAPSRLAKPSPGAGHGVLGMRERVQMLGGEITADHTEDGGFEVAAFIPVAHTAGETASGRGTA; translated from the coding sequence GTGAATGAGACGACCCAGACGCAGAGCACCCTGCGCTCGGAGGCCCGAATAGCCCATGGCGCGCTGCACACCCTGCGCCAGGACCTGTTCGTCGACGCCTTCGCCCTCCGTCCGATGCCGCCGCTGGAGGACTCCAGACTGCCCCGGTGGCTGCCGGGGCGGGTACGGCGCTGGGCGCGCTGGCTGCCGCACTCCGCCGTCGGCTTCTTCTCGGCATGTGTCTTCCTCTCGACCGTCGCCACCGGCTATGACCCGGGCCCGATCCGCGGCGTTTTCGCGGTGGGATTCGCGCTGCTGCTCGCCGCGCCACCGGCGCTCACCCTCTTCCGGCCGGTGGGCGCCTTCTGGCTGTCGCTGTCGGCGGTCGTCCTGGGGATGATCTTGGGGCGGATCTTCTCCCCGTACGGCGGCGGCTTCTCGTACGGCGCGGCCTTCGCCATCCACCTCGTCGTGATGGCGCTGGTGGTGCTGCGCACCCGGCCGCGGCTGGCCGTCGAGATGTGGCTGGTCACCTTCGGGCTGGGGGCGGTGCTGTCGACGCTCGCCGGCGGGAGCGCGACCGACAATGCGGAGGTGGCCTTCTTCTGCGGCGTCGTCCTCGTCTCCGCCGCGGCGATCCGCGCCTGGCGCGAGGAGCGCCGGCAGGTCGTCGAGACGCAGAGTGTCACCGCCGAGGAGCGCTCCCGGCGCACGCTGCTGGAGGAGCGCGCCCTGATCGCCCGCGAGCTGCACGACGTCGTCGCGCACCATATGTCGGTGATCGCCATCCAGGCCGAGGCGGCGCCCTACCGGGTGGCGGACACCCCGCCCGAACTCGCCACATCCTTCGCCACCATCCGCGAGAACGCGGTCGCCGCGCTCACCGAACTGCGCCGCATCCTGGGCGTGGTCCGCTCCGAGGATCCGGACGCCTTCGTCGAGAGCGACCCGGAGGCCCCGCAGCCGACGCTCGACAGCCTCGATTCGCTGTTGGGCAGCGTCCGTAGCGCCGGTCTGACCGTCGAGGCGGTGACCACCGGGGCGCCCCGGCCACTGCCGCAGGGCGTCGAGCTGTCCGCCTACCGGATCGTGCAGGAGGCGCTGAGCAACACGCTGCGGCATGCGCCGGGCGCGGAGGCCCGGGTGGAGATCTCCTACGTCCTGGGCGGGCTCGGACTGCGGATCGTCAACGGCGCGCCGAGCCGGCTCGCCAAGCCGTCCCCGGGCGCCGGGCACGGGGTGCTCGGTATGCGGGAGCGGGTGCAGATGCTGGGTGGCGAGATAACGGCCGACCACACCGAGGACGGCGGGTTCGAGGTCGCGGCCTTCATTCCCGTCGCGCACACGGCGGGGGAGACCGCGTCGGGCAGGGGGACCGCATGA
- a CDS encoding response regulator translates to MIRVLIVDDQVMVREGFSVLLNAMPDIEVVGEAVDGRQAVHKVAVLRPDVVLMDIRMPEMNGLEATREIVAADADAKVLVLTTFDLDEYVYQALRAGASGFLLKDASAGQLAEGVRIVASGEALLAPTVTKRLISEFSRLGAPRAPAQERIGDLTERETEVLVLVAQGLSNGEIAEHLVVAESTVKTHVSRILVKLGLRDRTQAAVFAYEARLVTPGG, encoded by the coding sequence ATGATCCGGGTACTGATCGTCGACGACCAGGTGATGGTTCGCGAGGGTTTCTCCGTGCTGCTGAACGCCATGCCGGACATCGAGGTCGTCGGCGAGGCCGTCGACGGCCGGCAGGCGGTGCACAAGGTGGCGGTCCTGCGGCCCGACGTCGTCCTGATGGACATCCGCATGCCGGAGATGAACGGGCTGGAGGCGACCCGCGAGATCGTCGCCGCCGACGCGGACGCCAAGGTCCTCGTGCTGACCACCTTCGACCTGGACGAGTACGTCTACCAGGCGCTGCGCGCCGGAGCCAGCGGCTTCCTCCTCAAGGACGCCTCGGCCGGCCAGCTCGCCGAGGGCGTGCGGATCGTCGCCTCGGGGGAGGCGCTGCTCGCCCCGACCGTCACCAAGCGGCTGATCAGCGAGTTCTCCCGGCTCGGCGCACCCCGTGCGCCGGCCCAGGAGCGCATCGGCGATCTCACGGAGCGGGAGACGGAGGTGCTGGTGCTGGTGGCCCAGGGGCTGTCGAACGGCGAGATCGCGGAGCATCTCGTCGTCGCCGAATCGACCGTGAAGACGCATGTCAGCCGGATTCTCGTGAAGCTCGGGCTGCGCGACCGGACCCAGGCGGCGGTGTTCGCGTACGAGGCGCGGCTGGTGACGCCGGGCGGCTGA
- a CDS encoding ABC transporter permease has protein sequence MTAVAAAPARAGGARHLAGTGALLRLALRRDRLMIPAWVLVLGLSVAGMGSSLQALYGTAAKRADLAASMNANASLRALYGPVFSDSVGGLVAWRMAGLGAVLAAVMSLLIVVRHTREEEETGRQELLSAAMVGRRAPLTAALLAALVANAGLAVLIAAGLAKSGQPAGGSLALGIAVGGAGMFFAALAAIAAQLTESARMAKGLTGAALGLAFALRAAGDAASAPGGATAREGGAPVLTWLSPVGWSQNLRAYAGERWWVVLLFATATAVATAAAYALTARRDIGMSFLPARPGPARAPRSLGGPSGLAWRLQRTTLLGWTAGFALAGAAFGGIAKGAASMVGGNQQTRELFERMGGQRGLTDAFLATMTGLLGMIAAIYAVGAVLRMRAEETGDRAEPLLASAVGRVRWACGHLAVAVAGSAVVLATGGLALGISYGASVGDLAGRTGPVLTAALAQLPAVWTLTGLAVLVFGLLPKATGAVWALVGGCLALGWVGPALDLPQWAMDLSPYGHLPKLPGGTVTAAPFLWLPALSAVFISAGLTGLRRRDLG, from the coding sequence ATGACCGCGGTAGCGGCGGCCCCCGCCCGCGCCGGGGGAGCCCGCCATCTCGCGGGCACCGGCGCCCTGTTGCGCCTCGCCCTGCGCCGCGACCGGCTGATGATCCCGGCCTGGGTGCTGGTCCTCGGGCTGTCCGTCGCCGGCATGGGCTCGTCCCTCCAGGCGCTGTACGGCACCGCCGCCAAGCGCGCCGACCTCGCCGCGTCGATGAACGCCAACGCCTCGCTGCGCGCGCTGTACGGACCGGTCTTCAGCGACTCCGTCGGCGGCCTGGTCGCCTGGCGGATGGCCGGGCTCGGCGCGGTGCTGGCCGCCGTGATGAGCCTGCTGATCGTCGTCCGGCACACCCGCGAGGAAGAGGAGACGGGCCGTCAGGAGCTGCTCTCCGCCGCCATGGTGGGACGCCGGGCGCCGCTGACCGCGGCCCTGCTGGCGGCGCTCGTCGCCAACGCCGGGCTCGCCGTGCTGATCGCCGCCGGACTCGCCAAGTCCGGGCAGCCGGCGGGCGGTTCGCTCGCCCTGGGCATCGCGGTCGGCGGCGCCGGCATGTTCTTCGCCGCCCTGGCCGCGATCGCCGCGCAGCTCACCGAGAGCGCCCGGATGGCCAAGGGCCTGACCGGCGCGGCCCTCGGGCTGGCCTTCGCGCTGCGCGCCGCCGGTGACGCCGCGAGCGCCCCGGGCGGGGCCACCGCCAGGGAAGGCGGCGCCCCCGTGCTCACCTGGCTCTCGCCGGTCGGCTGGTCGCAGAACCTCCGGGCGTACGCCGGTGAGCGCTGGTGGGTGGTGCTGCTCTTCGCCACCGCGACGGCCGTGGCGACGGCGGCGGCGTACGCCCTCACCGCACGCCGCGACATCGGGATGAGCTTTCTGCCGGCCCGCCCCGGACCGGCCCGGGCGCCCCGCTCGCTGGGCGGCCCGTCGGGCCTGGCCTGGCGGCTCCAGCGCACCACCCTGCTGGGCTGGACGGCCGGCTTCGCGCTCGCCGGTGCGGCGTTCGGCGGGATCGCCAAGGGGGCCGCGAGCATGGTCGGCGGCAATCAGCAGACCCGCGAGCTCTTCGAGCGGATGGGCGGCCAACGGGGGCTGACCGACGCCTTCCTGGCCACGATGACCGGCCTGCTCGGCATGATCGCCGCGATCTACGCCGTGGGCGCGGTGCTCCGGATGCGCGCCGAGGAGACCGGTGACCGCGCCGAACCGCTCTTGGCGAGCGCGGTGGGCCGGGTGCGCTGGGCGTGCGGTCATCTGGCCGTCGCCGTGGCGGGCAGCGCCGTGGTGCTGGCCACCGGCGGGCTGGCCCTGGGCATCAGCTACGGCGCCTCCGTGGGCGACCTCGCCGGCCGTACGGGTCCGGTGCTGACCGCCGCGCTCGCCCAGCTCCCGGCGGTGTGGACCCTCACGGGGCTGGCGGTGCTGGTCTTCGGCCTGCTGCCGAAGGCGACCGGCGCCGTCTGGGCCCTGGTCGGCGGCTGCCTCGCCCTGGGCTGGGTCGGTCCCGCCCTCGATCTCCCCCAGTGGGCGATGGACCTCTCGCCGTACGGGCATCTGCCCAAGCTCCCCGGCGGGACGGTGACGGCCGCACCCTTCCTGTGGCTGCCGGCCCTGTCGGCGGTCTTCATATCCGCCGGCCTGACCGGCCTCCGCCGCCGCGACCTCGGCTGA
- a CDS encoding ABC transporter ATP-binding protein has product MTKAISVSGLHKSFGRTQALDGLDLEVEAGEVHGFLGPNGAGKSTTIRVLLGLLRADRGAARLLGRDPWQDAVAVHRRVAYVPGDVTLWRNLSGGEVIDLYGRLRGRLDTARRAELLERFELDPTKKGRTYSKGNRQKVALVAAFASDVDLLILDEPTSGLDPLMEEVFQSCVAEERDRGRTVLLSSHVLSEVEALCDRVSIIRKGRTVESGSLGELRHLARTSVVAELAGAPEGLSGLPGVHDLDVRPGAGGAGCRVRLQADTDKLDAVLRLLGAAGLRSLSSTPPTLEELFLRHYQDDVRRPGGARTEGAVAR; this is encoded by the coding sequence ATGACGAAGGCGATCAGCGTGTCCGGCCTCCACAAGTCCTTCGGCCGGACACAGGCGTTGGACGGCCTCGACCTCGAAGTCGAGGCCGGTGAGGTGCACGGCTTCCTCGGGCCCAACGGCGCGGGCAAGTCCACGACGATCCGGGTGCTGCTGGGTCTGCTGCGCGCCGACCGCGGTGCCGCCCGGCTGCTGGGCAGGGACCCCTGGCAGGACGCGGTCGCGGTCCACCGCCGGGTGGCGTATGTGCCCGGCGACGTCACCCTGTGGCGGAACCTCTCCGGCGGCGAGGTCATCGACCTCTACGGCCGGCTGCGCGGCCGGCTCGACACCGCGCGCCGGGCCGAGCTCCTGGAGCGCTTCGAGCTGGACCCCACCAAGAAGGGGCGCACGTACTCCAAGGGCAACCGCCAGAAGGTCGCGCTGGTCGCCGCCTTCGCCTCGGACGTCGACCTGCTGATACTCGACGAGCCGACCTCCGGGCTCGACCCGCTGATGGAGGAGGTCTTCCAGTCCTGCGTGGCGGAGGAGCGCGACCGCGGCCGTACGGTCCTGCTCTCCAGCCATGTGCTGTCCGAGGTCGAGGCGCTCTGCGACCGCGTCAGCATCATCCGCAAGGGCCGCACCGTGGAGTCCGGCTCCCTCGGCGAGCTGCGGCACCTCGCCCGTACGTCCGTCGTCGCCGAGCTCGCCGGAGCGCCCGAGGGTCTCTCCGGACTGCCCGGCGTCCACGACCTGGACGTGCGGCCGGGGGCGGGCGGCGCGGGCTGCCGGGTCCGGCTCCAGGCCGACACCGACAAGCTCGACGCGGTGCTCCGGCTGCTCGGCGCGGCGGGCCTGCGCAGCCTCAGCAGCACGCCGCCCACCCTGGAGGAGCTGTTCCTCCGCCACTATCAGGACGACGTCCGGCGGCCGGGCGGCGCCCGCACCGAAGGGGCGGTCGCGCGATGA
- a CDS encoding GbsR/MarR family transcriptional regulator: MGEQRQQGSSDRRSGRTALDASEAPEAPEAPETQEAQDAAGRDGRDVRAGRDDAVPTFVERFAAQMVDAGMQRMPARVFACLLASDTGVLTSAELGERLQVSPAAVSGAIRYLSQVGMVGREREPGSRRDRYRVHSDQWYEALTRRDSVLIRWEHTLRDGVESLGEDSDAGRRIAETLAFIEFMQQELTGMMDRWRNHLGRLRTDQDGTAPAEAPRR; encoded by the coding sequence ATGGGCGAGCAGCGACAGCAGGGCAGCAGCGACCGGCGGAGCGGACGGACCGCGCTGGACGCATCGGAGGCACCGGAGGCACCGGAGGCACCAGAGACACAGGAGGCGCAGGACGCAGCCGGGCGCGACGGCCGGGACGTCCGCGCGGGCCGTGACGACGCTGTGCCGACCTTCGTCGAGCGGTTCGCGGCGCAGATGGTCGACGCCGGGATGCAGCGCATGCCGGCCCGGGTCTTCGCCTGCCTGCTCGCCTCCGACACCGGCGTGCTGACCTCGGCCGAGCTGGGCGAGCGGCTCCAGGTCAGCCCCGCCGCGGTCTCCGGCGCGATCCGCTACCTCTCCCAGGTGGGCATGGTCGGCCGCGAGCGCGAGCCGGGCTCCCGCCGCGACCGGTACCGCGTCCACAGCGACCAGTGGTACGAGGCGCTCACCCGCCGGGACAGCGTCCTCATCCGCTGGGAGCACACCCTCCGCGACGGCGTCGAGAGCCTGGGCGAGGACTCCGACGCGGGCCGCCGGATCGCCGAGACCCTCGCCTTCATCGAGTTCATGCAGCAGGAGCTCACCGGCATGATGGACCGCTGGCGCAACCACCTCGGCCGGCTGCGCACCGACCAGGACGGCACCGCCCCGGCCGAGGCCCCCCGGCGCTGA